From Pseudodesulfovibrio nedwellii:
CAACAGCTGTGTACCGTCCATAGTGGGCATAAAAACACGAACCACCCCGCCAGGCATAGGACGACCAAGTTTGCCGACCTCGGTGTTTTCAAAAGACAACGCCAACTCGACAGGTTGTGAAACCTTGCCATTTCGCTGACCGGGGCCACTATGAAAACGACTTGTCAATTCCTGCTGCACAGGAAGATCAACCGCAGAAAACAAACCAACCTGTTTGGACCCTTGAGATGGCAACGAAATATACCGGCCAACTGAATATACGTGATATTGAGAAAAAGATTCTTCCGAGGCATAGCCCCCCGCACCGTCCATAGACGCGGACTCCATAGCCATAACGCCCTTGTTACGGGCCATTCTGGGAGCAGGTGCGCGTTGAACATCACCAGCAACCAATCGAACATCAGCGCTTTTAAATGCACGCCCAGAAGCGTTTGTCACCGTAGCCCACGCATCCAAATCGGCCATTGTACCGGACTTACTCAAAGTCATGGTATAATCCGCGTGCCAATTCACCCCACCCATAAGATAACTCAAGGAAACATTCTTCTTTCCTTCTGCAACGTTCTGTGTGGTCAAGGTCAATGTCGGTTCCGTATCAAAATCCTTGGGGAGTTTTGGCAGAAGCACTGCTTCAAAATTACCCACATACACCTCATTACCCACAGAAAAAACAGGCTGTCCCTTATTGGAAAGCAACGTGGCCTGTCGTAAAATGCGCGCATTTGCATCTGACGGATCAGGAAGAATCACTGACAATTCCTTGCCGACATAGGCATCGAGAAGATTCCCAGCTGTGATTGGATGGTAGCTGTATTCAACGTCATTAACCGTCATCCCGTCAGCCGCTGCCCGAACCGATGCAGGCTCTAAAGTGGTAGGGATATCGGTAAACACAACAGCGGCAGGGCCTTCCGGGAGCGTAACAACACGTGTTTCTCGGACCAGTGCCCGACCAGAATTATAGACAGCGATAAATGCACCACTGCCATTCGCATGGGCCATGCACGGGATAAGAGAGAGTGTGAGCGTGAAAAGAATAATGAGAACACCAGATTTCAGCCGAGTCATCGAGCCTCCGGACGTAAGTGGTCAATACTTATATAACAGTAATATCCCCTTACCGAAGAAGATACACTGCACAATTCTTTTTTGCAAAATAATAACAAAGATTATCACCACAAAAACTAATCCCCGATTACAGCGGAGAATAAAGCATCTTGTAGCACCTCAGCCATTCGCTTAAGATTATACCAACTATTTGTATTCATGTCACATTTACTGACTCGCCAAAAGTCTGGATATTTGCTAGACAAAAATGAGCTATGAAAATTCTCATTGTCGATGATTCACCGTCTACGGTGGACCAACTTACTGCAATCCTTCACGGTGCAGGGTACCGGGATCTCTCCGCTGTCACGACACTGGAAGAGGCTCTCGACTCGCTTTCATTAGCCGCCAAAATAGAAGTCCCCATAGACCTCGTCCTTCTCGACCTTGATATCGCCGCCACCAATGGCATAGCCGCCATATTGTCCATAAAATCTCATAACGAATTTCAAGATATTCCCATCATCGCAATCACCAAAGATGACGGCACAGCGAACCTTGACCAGGCCTTTGCAGCAGGTGCATCCGACTACATTGTCAAACCACTTGGCAAGACGGAACTTCGAGCACGAGTCCGATCCGCTCTGCAATTACGGCGAGAAATGATCAAACGAATGATGCGCGAACGGGAACTTGAACAACTGGCTCGTAAATTGGAGCGCATGTCTAATCAAGACGGACTGACGGAACTGGCTAATCGACGATGTTTTGATGACGCCCTTGTTTGCGAATGGGTCCGCAATGGACGTGAGGATCAACCGCTAGGGTTGTTGATGATCGATATTGATCATTTCAAACAATACAATGATGCACTCGGTCATGTGAACGGAGATGGTTGTCTTTACGCCGTTGCCAAAGCTCTTCAAAATGCAGTGCATCGCCCAGGCGATCTGGTCGCTCGGTACGGCGGCGAAGAATTTGCCATCATTCTTCCTAATACCGGATATAAAGGTGCCAAAGCCGTGGCGGACAACATCCACGAGAACCTCGCAAAAACAGCTCTTGGACATCCAGATTCCACTGTTGGCTCCAATGTTACCGTCTCAATCGGTGTGGCATCCGGGATTCCAACCTGTGAATCTTCCCCCGAGCACCTGCTTCAGGCGGCTGATAGTGCCCTCTATCAAGCCAAAGAATCTGGCCGCAACAGGACCGAAGTCATTAATCTTCCCAGCCCAAAATCTCTGCGGCAATAAAAGCTCAGCCCCCTCCCTTGCGACATGGCTCCGTTTTCCGAATGAAAAACGAGGACCACACGTTCCGGGGAGTCACGCATGGCCCTCATTCAACAGGGATGGACAAACAAGCCCGCAGGGTTCGGGAGTCTGTCGGAAATATCAAAAATTATCGAAGGAAATGAATGGAGAGATAACTCCCGCAACAAGGACAAACCTTGACGGGGGATACGATTACGTCATCTTCAACGATAACCGCTTCCCAGGGAATAAAACCATCAAGAGTGTATTGAACCATCAGCCTGTGACCGCACTTGCAAAAACGTTCCTGCATGACTCTCTCCTTGAAACATCGCGCCTTGACGCGTTTGTTGTTCTTTTCGACTCAACGTGGCTTTTTAATAAACAGCCTCTACCCATTTTGTCAACTATAATTTTACATTTTGTTGGCTTTTACAAGACAACACCTATGCTATACATTTTGATTAACAATATCAGATAAATAAAAAATCCCCGCAACGAATTTTCGTTACGGGGATTTTGATGTTTTATAAAAAATCAGAACTAGCGATATTCTCTGGATGCCCACAGAACCTGCCCGATGACGCGAACATTATTCAATTCGTCACCCGATAGATGGATAGGAGAATAATCCACATTGTCACTCCGGAGAACCAAAGTACCGGGCAGTCGCTCCACCCGTTTGACCATGACAGTATCCTCGACACCAACGGCGTAGATACCACCGGAAAGCACATCGGAACGAGCTTGGTCAATAAGAACCATATCCCCTTCCTTAATCTCCGGCTCCATGGAGTTACCGATGACTTCCATGAGGACCATATTGGCCGGATTCCCCCGGCTTTTCAACCAATCAGAACGAAAAGAGTAATACCCTTCAACCATTCCATCGGTTTCAAACGACCCGCCACCGGCACACAACCGAGCGCGTACCTTGGGCACTTCCTCATAGGAGGCGCCGTCCTCTTCAACTGCTGCGACGGCTGCCTCGGAACGAGGATAACCCTTGCCTTTTTCCAACCAGAGCGGATTCAATCCAAACCGGGCAGACAGATCAAGTATCCATCGTGCAGGGATGGATTCTTTCTTTTTGGCAAGGGATACCGCGGCCCGCCCCACGTTCAATTCACGGGCAAGCTGCGATTGATTTCTAATTTCTGTTTCCGAACACAGCCTCTTGAAAAAAGCTTCGAATCCGTTCGTCATTGTTGCGCCTTAGTTAATATATAGTGTTGCTCTATGAGAATAGTGTTTAGTCAAAATAAACTTATGCGTCAACCAAAAATATAATCTGTAGCAAATGGGCCCGTCTGAATACAAAAACAAAAGAACAAATGCCTTCTGAAAGTTTAAGAAACGCTCTATTCAATCAAATCCTTATAATCCACGGCTGCGGCCTCCACGGATTTAAGGCTGAAATTGAGTTCCAGACGTTCCAGATGAACCTCATCGAGCACGACCTCCACAGGCTGTCCAAGGGCAAAGGCTCGACCTGACCGTTCGCCAACAAGTATTTCCCGCTGAGACCAATACGTGTAATAATCATCGTCCATGGAGGAAAGACGAATAAGTCCTTCGGCCATGACATCTTTCAACTCCACGTAAAACCCGAAGTCCGTGATGTGAGAAACAACCCCATTAAAAGATTGCCCAACCTTGTCCCGCATAAACAGCACAGTCACTCGTTTGAGTATTTCGCGTTCGGCGTCCATGGCGATACGTTCGCGACTGGAGATATGGTTCGCTATATTTTGCAATTTTTTCTGGCCGGAAATGGGAATCTTGACTGCGGAATCACTGTCGAGGCTGATAGCCGTCTTGAGCAAACGATGGACAACAAGATCAGCATACCGGCGAATCGGCGATGTAAAATGTGCGTATTCCTCACTCGCCAAGCCGAAATGGCCCTCATTTTCCGGAGAATACTTGGCCTGTTTCATCGAACGAAGCAACATGCGGTTGACCACATATTCCTTGTCTGTGCCACGCATGGATGCCACGAGCATCTGAAGTTTTTTAGGCGTTATCTCCTTGGGCATGACAACACTTTTGTCTGTGCGGGAAAGCATGCGAAACAGATTTTGCAATTTCCCTTCATCGGCATGTGGATGAATACGGAACAGGCACGGCAAACCCCGCTCAATAAGATGATGCGCCACGGCCTCGTTTGCCGCGACCATGAATTCCTCAATAAGCTGATTAGCAAAAGAACGTTGTTTGGGTCGGATTTCCGACACCTCGCCAGCAGCATCAAAAAAGACTTCCGGTTCTGGCAAATCAAAATCAAGGGAACCGCGTTGACTCCGTAGTTTATTAATCTTTCGAGCCAGTTCTTCGGCCAATTCCAACATGGGTACCACTGGTTCAATTTTTCGCCGCGCGTCTTCATCACGGTCAAGAATTGCCTGTTTTACCTGAGTATATGTCAGTCGCGCATGACTCTTGATGACAGCCTGACAAAACGAGGCGGAACGAGTCCTACCGGATTCATCTGTGTCCATGCACACGACCATGGTCAGCCTTTTTACATCGGGATTCAACGAACAAAGGCCATTGGACAACCGCTCAGGGAACATGGGTACAACAGACCGGGGGAAATAATAGGAATTGCCGCGCTCAAGGGCTTCCTTGTCCAAAGGCGTTCCTTCAGCCACATAATGGGCCACGTCCGCGATGGCGACCCACAAACGATAACCCTTGTCCAGTCGCTCTACCAAAACGGCATCATCAAAATCACGGGCTGTTGCGCCATCAATGGTCACAAATTGCTTCTCTGTAAGGTCGCGACGCCCAACGAAATCCTTTTCAGACGGCTCACAGGGCAAGCCTTCTGCCTGACTCTCGGAGCCAGAGGGAAATCGGGTACGGATATTGTGATTGGACTTGACCAACGCTTCCTGCACCGCAATATCGACTTCCGAGCCTAGAAGCTCCGTGATTTCGCCCTGCCACATTGTCGGGTCCATCTTTTCACCGGGGACACAAATAACAATATCACCGGGTTTCAATTCGAGGGACTCTTCCTTGAGGGTGCAAATAATCCCAAACGCCAGCTTGGGGTCGCTGGGCCGACACAGCCACTCGTCGCCCATCTTCTTGATGACTTTTGCAGGCAGGGTTTTGCGCCCCCGCTCCAAAATACGAACAATACGGCCCTCGGCATTACGGCCTTTTTTTGGCTCGCCGAGCACTGACACGACAACACTATCACCGTGCCACGCCTCACCAATATCCCGCTGATTGATGAAAACATCCTTGCGCCGGGAGTCTTCCGGTATCACGAAGCCAAACCCCTGCCGCTGGATTTCCAGCCGCCCGGTAATACAATGCATGGACTCAGCCAAACCATATCCACGTCGAATACGAATAAGCTTACCTTGCCGCACAAGATCCTTGAGCAGATCCTTGATGATATGCTTATCCCTCTTCTTGAGCCTAAGCTGACGAATAACCTCAGCTCGCGACATGGGGCGTTGCACTTCTTTAAACAGCTTGAGAATAACACCCGCATACAAAGGCGGCGTGCTTGGACGAGGCTGATTGCGTTTTTTTTTAGGCATGACAGCCTCCTATATGCGGGCCTTATCTTTGAGCCGCGCGTCAATAATTTCAAACCGTCGATTCCACCATGCTTCAAAGTCGGTATCATCGCCAAGAGTGGATGGACCAAACTCCAAATGGAGATCAAACTCCCAAAACTCCTCGGTGCACAACGGCCCGAGTTTGACCGCATCCTTAGGTGTACACAAGACAGCCTTACATCCTGCCTGGCGAGCCTTGGTGGATATCTCAAGCGCATCTTTCTTCGAGTACGGATGATGGTCCTTGAAAATCATATGCTGCAACGGCGGATATCCAAAATATCCCGTAGCCGTATGCTTGACTTGCTCAGGGTCACCAACGCCTGACACAAGCAAGTATTGTCCTTTATCAAAGTCACGCGCCGAATCACCGCCCAGCAAATGGCGCACGCCCGTAGGCATTATCTGAAAGCTGAAAACCGGCTTGAAAAACTGACTCAGATGTCGGTCGATGAACGGCGTGAGAGCTTCAAATCCCAAAGGACCGATCTTGATCATAAACGCATCGGCTCGGGCGAGGGCTGACTCTGGTTCGCGCCACGATCCGGCAGGGATAACACGATTCCAGCCTTCCATCAGGTCTTCCGGCTTAAGCAAAACAAGATTGCAATGCCGTTTGACCGCCATATGCTGAAAACCGTCGTCCAAAATAACAAAATCAGGATTGAACCGCTCCATAGCGGCTTTCCCAGCCCGAATGCGATTAGGATCCACCATAATACGTGCTTTTTCATTGGAACGGGCCAGCATGAGCGGTTCATCACCCGATTCCTCGGCCAAGGCCCCAGACTGCACGTGATATGGAAGCGACGTAGGACGCGCTCCGTAGCCTCTCGTGAGCAAGACACTTTGCAATCCATGCCGTTCAGCCCAGCCAAGAAGCCAATCGGCCACTGGGGTCTTGCCCGTGCCACCCCAGCCTATGTTGCCCACGGAAACAGTCGGCACCGAAGGTTCCCATCTCCGCATAAAACCACGATGAAACAGCGTTTCACGTATACGCATAACTCCGCCGTACACCCAGCCAAAAGGCTTGAGCACGGGAGCAAGAATATTCTGTAATTCAGTCACTGATTCAGACATGATACTCCATAAAAATATAAAAAAGCACAGGGTGAATCATACGTCCCTCTGTTACCCGTGGCAAGGCGCAAGTGAACAGGCCAAAAGAAGCCAACGCCAGAATTATACTATGACAACAGAGCCATCTTACGTATATAAAAAACAGAATTAGCAAAAGGATGACAAAAAGCAAAAAAGGCCGCACATGCTCAAAATAATCTGCATATACATCATCGCTTTACTTCTCATGACCACTTCAGCCATTGCCGACATGCCTCGTGTTTTCGTCATCAACAGCTACCATAAAGATTTTCAATGGGTTGCAGAGCACAACGCAGCACTGAAACGGGGGCTCAAGAATGTCGCTTCTCTCTCATTCTTCGACCTGAACACCAAAAGAATTCCTCGAAGCGAATTCAAAACGGCCAGAGATCGTGCCATCCAAGAACTCAAAACCATTAAGCCCAAAGTCGTCGTCATAACAGATGACGATGCCCTCAAACTTCTTGGAAAACGTATTTCGGATTTGCATATTCCAATTGTGTATCTCGGCATCAATGCAAATCCCCGCGACTACCACGTTCTTGACCATCAGGTGACAGGTGTCCTTGAGCGCCCGCTCTTCAAACGTTCAATCGTTTTCATCCAGGACATACTTCACGGAGGCCTTAAAAAATGTCTGGTCCTCTACGACAACAGCACCACTGCTTATGCCTCGCTCGACTCGGTCTTCGACAACCAACAGAATCTCAGATTCGCTGGTACAGAGACTAACATCCGGCTTATAGACACGCTAAAAGATTGGCGTGAAGCCGTTCTTTCCGCCAAAGATCATGGATATAACGCCATGATTGTCGGACTCTATCACACCATCGTCGACGAGGATGGAAACCACGTGCCTGATGAAAACGTAATCCGGTGGACTTCTGCCAACAGCCCTATCCCGGTTTTTGGCTTTTGGGATTTTTCCATTGGGAAAGACAAGGCTCTCGGTGGGTTGGTTCTTGCCGCAGACCCCCAGGGATGGGAGGCTGCAAAACTGGTTAAACGCATTTTGGAAGGAGAAAGAGCCTCCGACATAGAACCTGTCATAGCGGAAACAGGGCGATTTATATTCAGTGATTACGAGTTAAAACGATGGAACCTCAGCAGACCAGTTCATCTAACCGTTCCATCCATCACCATACGACACGTCGAATAACATACGCAAAAAAGGCCGCACCCGATTGAACGGATGCGGCCTCATTTGGTTTTCAAGAAGACTGTATGAAATTACTCGCGGTTCCCCAAAAGTCTGAGCAACATCAGGAACAGGTTGATGAAGTCCAGATACAGGGTCAGAGCACCGAGGATGGTACCACGCCGAATGGCTGCAGAATCATTCATCGGGACAGTCTCGCCCATGGTCTTGAGCTTCTGCGTGTCATAAGCGGTCAGGCCAAGGAAGATGATCACACCGATAACCGAAATAGCGAACGCCATAGCGGAACTCTGCAGAAACATATTCACGACCATGGCAATAACGATACCGATCAGCCCCATGAACAACAGGCTGCCCCAGCTGGTCAGATCCTTTTTGGTGACAAGTCCGTAGATGGACATGGTACCAAACATGCCAGCGGTGATAACAAACGTGGAAGCCACGGATTCAGCGGTATACGCGAGCAGAATCGGGGTCAAGGTCAACCCGTTCAGGCCGGAATAAAGCATGAACAAAGCAGTGGCCGTGGCCGGAGCCATGGTCCTGATTTTCGCGCCCAGATAAAAGACAATGCCCAGTTCGGCAAAAAGCAAAATAAAGACCAGAGTCGACATGCCCACGGCACCGGTGGCGGGGTCAACAACGAAAAACATCTGCATAAGAGTCTGAGACTGGGTAACGGCAAAGGCGACCAAAGCGGTCAGGCCAAGGCCTGCGCTCATCCAGCCGTAGACACCACGCATGAAGGCATTGACAACTTCGGCACGGGAGCCGGTTTGTTGCATGCTGGGATATTGAGCCATTAAATTCCTCCGAATTAATATCAGATAATAGCCGGGATAATCCCGGCGACTGGTGCATATGTAAGCAGGTTTTCGCCCTCTGGCAAGAGGGGTGCACCACTTTGCACAAACGTTTTTGATTACTTTCTGACGCCGTACAACCGCTCCGCATCTTCCACGGTCACGGATGTCATTCCAATAGGAGCCAGAGTGGCGCCCGCAAGCTTGAGATGCTGCCATCC
This genomic window contains:
- a CDS encoding GGDEF domain-containing response regulator, whose product is MKILIVDDSPSTVDQLTAILHGAGYRDLSAVTTLEEALDSLSLAAKIEVPIDLVLLDLDIAATNGIAAILSIKSHNEFQDIPIIAITKDDGTANLDQAFAAGASDYIVKPLGKTELRARVRSALQLRREMIKRMMRERELEQLARKLERMSNQDGLTELANRRCFDDALVCEWVRNGREDQPLGLLMIDIDHFKQYNDALGHVNGDGCLYAVAKALQNAVHRPGDLVARYGGEEFAIILPNTGYKGAKAVADNIHENLAKTALGHPDSTVGSNVTVSIGVASGIPTCESSPEHLLQAADSALYQAKESGRNRTEVINLPSPKSLRQ
- the lpxK gene encoding tetraacyldisaccharide 4'-kinase; the encoded protein is MSESVTELQNILAPVLKPFGWVYGGVMRIRETLFHRGFMRRWEPSVPTVSVGNIGWGGTGKTPVADWLLGWAERHGLQSVLLTRGYGARPTSLPYHVQSGALAEESGDEPLMLARSNEKARIMVDPNRIRAGKAAMERFNPDFVILDDGFQHMAVKRHCNLVLLKPEDLMEGWNRVIPAGSWREPESALARADAFMIKIGPLGFEALTPFIDRHLSQFFKPVFSFQIMPTGVRHLLGGDSARDFDKGQYLLVSGVGDPEQVKHTATGYFGYPPLQHMIFKDHHPYSKKDALEISTKARQAGCKAVLCTPKDAVKLGPLCTEEFWEFDLHLEFGPSTLGDDTDFEAWWNRRFEIIDARLKDKARI
- a CDS encoding ABC transporter substrate-binding protein; this encodes MLKIICIYIIALLLMTTSAIADMPRVFVINSYHKDFQWVAEHNAALKRGLKNVASLSFFDLNTKRIPRSEFKTARDRAIQELKTIKPKVVVITDDDALKLLGKRISDLHIPIVYLGINANPRDYHVLDHQVTGVLERPLFKRSIVFIQDILHGGLKKCLVLYDNSTTAYASLDSVFDNQQNLRFAGTETNIRLIDTLKDWREAVLSAKDHGYNAMIVGLYHTIVDEDGNHVPDENVIRWTSANSPIPVFGFWDFSIGKDKALGGLVLAADPQGWEAAKLVKRILEGERASDIEPVIAETGRFIFSDYELKRWNLSRPVHLTVPSITIRHVE
- the rnr gene encoding ribonuclease R; translation: MPKKKRNQPRPSTPPLYAGVILKLFKEVQRPMSRAEVIRQLRLKKRDKHIIKDLLKDLVRQGKLIRIRRGYGLAESMHCITGRLEIQRQGFGFVIPEDSRRKDVFINQRDIGEAWHGDSVVVSVLGEPKKGRNAEGRIVRILERGRKTLPAKVIKKMGDEWLCRPSDPKLAFGIICTLKEESLELKPGDIVICVPGEKMDPTMWQGEITELLGSEVDIAVQEALVKSNHNIRTRFPSGSESQAEGLPCEPSEKDFVGRRDLTEKQFVTIDGATARDFDDAVLVERLDKGYRLWVAIADVAHYVAEGTPLDKEALERGNSYYFPRSVVPMFPERLSNGLCSLNPDVKRLTMVVCMDTDESGRTRSASFCQAVIKSHARLTYTQVKQAILDRDEDARRKIEPVVPMLELAEELARKINKLRSQRGSLDFDLPEPEVFFDAAGEVSEIRPKQRSFANQLIEEFMVAANEAVAHHLIERGLPCLFRIHPHADEGKLQNLFRMLSRTDKSVVMPKEITPKKLQMLVASMRGTDKEYVVNRMLLRSMKQAKYSPENEGHFGLASEEYAHFTSPIRRYADLVVHRLLKTAISLDSDSAVKIPISGQKKLQNIANHISSRERIAMDAEREILKRVTVLFMRDKVGQSFNGVVSHITDFGFYVELKDVMAEGLIRLSSMDDDYYTYWSQREILVGERSGRAFALGQPVEVVLDEVHLERLELNFSLKSVEAAAVDYKDLIE
- a CDS encoding DUF4139 domain-containing protein, whose product is MTRLKSGVLIILFTLTLSLIPCMAHANGSGAFIAVYNSGRALVRETRVVTLPEGPAAVVFTDIPTTLEPASVRAAADGMTVNDVEYSYHPITAGNLLDAYVGKELSVILPDPSDANARILRQATLLSNKGQPVFSVGNEVYVGNFEAVLLPKLPKDFDTEPTLTLTTQNVAEGKKNVSLSYLMGGVNWHADYTMTLSKSGTMADLDAWATVTNASGRAFKSADVRLVAGDVQRAPAPRMARNKGVMAMESASMDGAGGYASEESFSQYHVYSVGRYISLPSQGSKQVGLFSAVDLPVQQELTSRFHSGPGQRNGKVSQPVELALSFENTEVGKLGRPMPGGVVRVFMPTMDGTQLLAGETRLNHTAVGNEVRLVLGRSFDVKVERTQTHFKKVGKNAFEIGWKITVKNGKSTPQDLTLRESFPGSWKILSADVEYTEADSGSIEFALTSLLPSKGTEGKSINYTVRIDY
- a CDS encoding LexA family transcriptional regulator translates to MTNGFEAFFKRLCSETEIRNQSQLARELNVGRAAVSLAKKKESIPARWILDLSARFGLNPLWLEKGKGYPRSEAAVAAVEEDGASYEEVPKVRARLCAGGGSFETDGMVEGYYSFRSDWLKSRGNPANMVLMEVIGNSMEPEIKEGDMVLIDQARSDVLSGGIYAVGVEDTVMVKRVERLPGTLVLRSDNVDYSPIHLSGDELNNVRVIGQVLWASREYR
- a CDS encoding Bax inhibitor-1/YccA family protein, yielding MAQYPSMQQTGSRAEVVNAFMRGVYGWMSAGLGLTALVAFAVTQSQTLMQMFFVVDPATGAVGMSTLVFILLFAELGIVFYLGAKIRTMAPATATALFMLYSGLNGLTLTPILLAYTAESVASTFVITAGMFGTMSIYGLVTKKDLTSWGSLLFMGLIGIVIAMVVNMFLQSSAMAFAISVIGVIIFLGLTAYDTQKLKTMGETVPMNDSAAIRRGTILGALTLYLDFINLFLMLLRLLGNRE